The following nucleotide sequence is from Corylus avellana chromosome ca7, CavTom2PMs-1.0.
CATTGTACCTGCCATAGAACAAGCCGACAAGAGCGTTGGCCACTCGAGGAAAACCATTAATGGAATTCTCATGGCCGTAGAGGCAGCGACAAGAGGAATGGAGGCTGAGTGTTCAGTTGGGCAAGTCAGAACTGAAGCAGATATGGCCGAAGAGGGTGGAACAGAACTCATTGGCGCTGTAGAGGGTATGGGTCAGCTCTTGGGTTAGGAAACACAGGATGAGGGTACAGGATGCACAGAAATCGCCGGAGAGGCGGTTTTGACTGTGGAGAAACCTACAGAGCAAACTGAAAATGGGAGAGTTGAAGAAGCGGGAGAGGAGACGGAGGCAGAGAAGAGTCTGGGCGACGTAGATGGGGATTATGCAATGATAGAGAGGGCCGGGACAGTAGATGAGATGGGGGGACAGAGATGCTGGATATTCAACCATTGGCCATTATGGGAGCAATTGGAGGAGCTCAATCAGTGTCTCCAGATTGGGTGTTAGAGAGGGTTTTAGAATTTTGTCATGATTTGGGACTAACATATGATGGGCATGAGGAGGATTTGCTAGCTCTGTTTACTGCCATTGAGGCCAATAGACCTAATAGGAGAGTGGGTAGTGGTCAACAGGCGAGTGACAACTTGGGGAATCGAGGAAATCGCAAATTAAAGCGGTTGGAATGCACGGTGAATTACAATGTGAAGGGACCATCTAAAGTGAGTGAAAAGGGGAGGGCTGGTAAATATTGTTAATGAagccaaaaataattttgtggAATGTGAGAGGTATGAATGAGCCTGAGAAAAGAATGAAGATTAGGAGGAGGTTATGAGAGTGGAAGGCGGATATTGTGTATTTGCAGGAGACAAAAATGGAGGTCATTAATATTGAGGTGATTCGGAGTGTGTGGGGGTGTACTTATGTTGATTGGCTATACTTGGGATCTACGGGTGCCTCCGGAGGTATATTATTAATGTGGGATAGGCAAGTGGTGGAGAAGATTGAGGAATGTGTAGGGAGATTTGTAGTAGCCTGTGTTTTCAGAAGTGTTACAGAAAATTTCGAATGGGCTTTTGCTGGTGTTTATGGGCCAAATGATGATGGCGTTAGATGCAATCTATGGGATGAACTTGGTGGTTTAATTAATGTGTGGGAAAGGCCTTGGTGTATGGGAGGGGATTTTAATGTAGGTCGAAACCCTGGAGAACGATTACGTGCTTCCAGACACTCGCAagcaatgattgatttttttgattttctttttgagcAGGGGCGTATCGATCTCCCAATGGTAGGGGGGCAGATCACATGGTCTAATGGGAGGGGATTTTAATGTAGGTCGAAACCCTGGAGAACGATTACGTGCTTCCAGACACTCGCAagcaatgattgatttttttgattttctttttgagcAGGGGCGTATCGATCTCCCAATGGTAGGGGGGCAGATCACATGGTCTAATCGGCGTGCAGGGTCCAGACTAGATAGATTCTTGATATCTACAGAATGGGAGGAATATTTTCCAGATTTATGTAAGAAAAGGCTTCCTCGAGTACTATCGGACCACTTTCCAACGATATTGGAGTGTGGACCAGGAAGAAGGGGTCGAATACCTTTTAgttttgagaatatgtggttacAAGCGGAGGGTTTCGTGGAGCAAGTAAAGAGGTGGTGGGACTCTTATTACTTTGAAGGTATTTCGAGTTATGTGTTGGCTCAAAAGTTGAAAGCTCTGAAAGGTGATCTCAAAAAATGGAATGTGGAGGTGTTTGGAGACAGGGAAACGAAAAAAGGAGTTGGAGGAGGAATTGGGTGAGTTGGATCGCATTGCAGAAAGTAGAGCTTTAATGGAGGAGGAGATAATTAAGCGAGAAGAGTGTTCTCACAACCTAGAGAGGACTCTTTATCAAGAAGAAGTGAGCTGGAGGTAAAAATCTAGGGCGTTGTGGTTGAAAGAGGGCGATCGGAATACAAAGTTCTTCATAGGTTGGCCAACTCGCATAGGCGAAATAACACAGTTGTTGCCATGATGGTGGGTGGGAGCAAGTCAAAGGATCCAGTAGTTATACAGGATCATATTGTGCATTTTTATAAAGGATCATATTGTGCATTTTTATAAAAGATTTTGAATAGTATAAGGGGAGACCAACCAGGCTTTTAGCTCCATTGATGGAAAATTTTAGTTCCATTGATGAAGGGGAGAGATTGTGGATGGAGTGagaatttgaagaagatgaagtttGGGAGGTGGTGAGGAAGTTGAAGGGCGACAAAGCACCCGGACTTGATGGCTTTACTATGGCATTGTTTCAGAAATGTTGGGAGGTGGTAAAGGAGGACATGATGGCGGTTTTCAAGGAATTTCATGAGAGTGGAGAAGAGTATTAATGCTACATTTGTTGCGCTTATTCCAATGAAAGCTGGTGCGGTGGAGATCAAGGATTTTCGCCCAATTAGTCTTGTAAGTGAGGTGTATAAAATAATTTCGAAGGTTTTGGTTAGTCGTTTGAACTCAGTGTTGGGGAAGCTTGTGTCACATACACAGAATGCGTTTATTCCAGGTAGGCAAATACTGAACTCTATTTTAATGGCGAATGAATGTGTAGATAGTCGGATGCGATCTGGGGAACCAGGTATTATTTGCAAGctggatttggagaaggcttATGTTCATGTCAACTGGGACTTCTTATTATACATATTAGAGAGATGTGATTTCGGGGAAAGATGGAGAGGTTGAATTCAGCATTGTGTCTCTACGGTACGTTTTTCCGTTCTCATTAATGGAACGCTTGCAGATTTCTTTAGTAGATCTCGAGGAGTGAGACAAGGGGACCCTTTCTCCCCTCTACTATTATTTGTGATGGTGATGGAGGCATTTAGTAGGATGATGAATTCAACGGTGGAGAGAGATCTTATGTCTGGATGTTCGGTGGGATCGCAACATTCTGAGGTAATGGAAGTGTCGCACAAAGGTGGAACAACTTCGTAATTTGAAATGTTTGCTGCTATGTTTTGAAGCGGTTTCgggtttgaaaataaatttgtcaAAGTTTGTTATTGTCACTTTAAGTGAGGTGGGAGATGTGAAAGGTTTGTCAAGAAGACTTGGGTATGGAGTGGAATCGATGCCGTTTACGTACTTGGGGTTACCTTTGGGTGCTCATTATAAGGATCCATCTATATGGAATAAtgtcattgagaagatggagactAAGTTGGCAGGGTGGAAGTGGATGTATTTATCCAAGGGTAGTAGGCTAACGATGATTAAAAGTATGCTCTCTAACATACCAACGTACTATTTATCTATGTTTCAGATTCCAGTGAGAGTGGCGAAGCGtatagaaaaaatacaaagagatttcttgtcgatttcaagtttcatttggtaAATGGTCCAAGTTTTGCATGCCAACGGAGGCGGGGGATTAGGGGTAAGGAATTTGATTCAACTCAATCGAGCTTTGTTAGGTAAATGGTTGTGGAGGTTTGCCAATGAgggagatgcttggtggaggaaATTAGTAGAGGTTAAATATGATACGATGAGGGGTGGTTGGTGCTCCAAGGATGTAGGGGGACCTTATAgggtgggagtgtggaaatgtatTCGAAGAGGGTGGGATAATTTTAAGCAGCATGTGCGGTTTGAGGTAGGAAACGGTTCTAGGGTATTGTTTTGGCAGGATGTGTGGTGTGGAGAGTTACCATTGAAGATTTTGTTTCCCGCCTTGTTCAATATAGCATGTGCAAATGAGGCATGGGTGGAGGACAATATGGATACAGTAAATGGTGCTATTCATTGGAATCTAATGTTTACTCGACCtattcatgattgggaattggacGAGGTTTTGAGATTTTTCGAATTGTTGTATTCCCAACAGGTTAGGCATGGTGGggtggataaaatttgttggattccttcgaagagagagaattttgagGTGAAGTCATACTATCGGGTAAGGGTTAATTCGGCACCCGTGGTTGGCCCTTAGAAgattatttggaagagtaaagctcctccgagagtggcttttttcgtgTGGACGGCGGTGCTGGGAAAAATATTAACGTTGGACAATTTACGTAAGAAGAACATTATAGAGacagtggtgttgtatgtgcaagaataGTGGTGAATCTATTGATCATTTGTTATTGCATTGCGGAGTTGCTATAGAGGTATGGAACATGGTTTTTCAGCTGTTTGGTGTTACGTGGGTGATGCCGGGTAGAATGAAGGAatgtttgggaagttggagaggaCGGAGAGGTAATCGTACAGTTCTGCAAATCTGGAGAGTGGctcctttgtgtgtaatgtggtgcttatggagagaaagggaTGCATGGAGTTTTGAGGACAGTGAACTTGGACTcatagagttgaagaaaagggtgcttCAAACACTTTTCTCCTGGAGAGTATTGTGGCATTCATTGCAAGCTTCAATGCTTGCGGAATTCCTAAATTTATGTGCTTCATTTTCAGCTTAAAAGCTTGTATATGTGGGCTCTTttatatacttcctgtgtacatgggttgcgccctttgcgctttttataaattaatattacctataaataaaaaaatgattgttaTACTGGAGCAGATGGACTAATTGACATGTACTGCAGATGTCGCATTGTTGAACATTTGGTCTCATAAACCTGATGCCACATTTCAAGAAACTAGAATTTCCATCTGAAATAATATTTGAAACCTCTTATGATAGATTTCTGCTGTTATTTATAGGAAATAAAGCAATTATGTTCGTACCTATTGGATCTGAAAAAAGCTTCTGCCGACGAAATGCGTAGAAGTGTCTATGCTAATTATGCAGCCTTTATACGGTGagtttttgtttaattgttcTCTAAAAGTTGTCAAGATGACATCAAGTGGTTTATTAAATGCATTTTCTGATCTTGTGTTGCTTAGTTGATTAACAATAGCAACAGTCTTGTCAAATTGACACGCTTTTATTGGATTAACCTTCAggaaatttgttatttgttgtatcatatttttcattatGTTGTGATCAGCATAAGCACTGCTTTTTCGCTTTGGCCTTGACTTCTTAACCAAGTTGCGTGAGAAAACTACCAATTTATGCTAATAACTCAAAAGTAAAGACTTGCTTTGGTCAAAGGTGTTAAACTGTTGTTAACTACTAGTTTGTATGTTTGGATGACCAAGTTGAGTCATATGATTCTTCCTCCTTTAGCTTTCAATACTTTATGCAGGCATCAAAGCCATAGCCTACAGCTTACCACTTTCTTTTGACCAATCTCTAGAAATATCCTTTTTGTGCTTTATTTAAGGAGTATATGAAACTTGTAAGATTGCCAAAAAACAAAGGGTAGGAGTTTTCAGTATTTCTCTTTCCAGTTGAAGACCTTTTTCATGGTATATGCCATTATGCCATATGAATCCAAGAATTGGAGTAAACTCTCATGACTTATGTGGTGCTACCCCTAATGTCAACGTACTGCATTATTCACTTCATATCTGTAGTGGTCATTTAACatctttgaattttcaatttttatgttcttccaatgctaaaaattatttcaatgaaaaataagataaaaaaggtaaaatctTTTAGAAAGAGCAATGcaccatgagaaatttggagcCTTGAAAGAAGTAGCATGAGGGGAAGTGAGGCCGTTCCAACTGGAGTATTCAGATTGATATTAGTTTATCATAAAGTGGCAGTCGAGCAGTCAATGTTTTAAACgttgttttttcaaattatattataaatagaaATTAACAATATGATCCCAGTCATGGTGGTTGTAACCTCCCCCCCTCCCCTCATCCCCcccgcccaaaaaaaaaaaattcaattttggtATTATAAAGATTCTAGCTTTCTTTCCTTATAGTATGTTCAAatgtttcttgttcttttttctccttctagatAGGTGTTTTGATTTTATACTTCATGTTTTTCTGGGTTGCACTTTGcgtttttaatgatatctcaattaCTTAACTTCATATATATGCCTGTCTTATTGTCAGTTCAGACCTGAATCTTAAGACCTTAATAGAAATCAAAAGTATGTTTGAGTACATGTTTCTGGGGTTAACTGATTCATTATTGGTTgagtgtatttttgtcttttgactAATCTTTACATCTTACAGCACATCAAAAGAGATATCAGATTTAGAGGGGGAGCTTTCTTCCATCAGAAACCTTCTATCTACTCAGGCTGCTTTAATTCATGGTTTAGCTGAGGGTGTCCACGTTGATTCCTTGTCAATCTCTGTTTCAGAAGGTTATAAGGTTAACAAGTTATTGGCTTCTGAAGATAGAGAACCCTCAGAACTGGAGAAATGGTTATTAGAATTCCCTGATCTCTTGGACGTTCTGTTAGCTGAGAGGAGAGTGGATGAAGCCTTGGCTGCACTTGATGAAGGAGAGCGTGTAGCTTCTGAagcaaaagaaatgaaaacgTTGACCCCGGCTGTACTCATGTCTCTACAGACTTCTATTATTGAATGCAGGCAAAAGTTAGCTGATCAGCTCGCTGAAGCTGCTTGCCAGCCTTCCACACATGGTGGTGAGCTACGTGCAGCTATATCAGCTCTTAAAAGGCTTGGGGATGGCCCTCGTGCTCACAGTTTGCTACTGAATGCTCATTTACAAAGATATCAGTATAATATGCAAAGCCTTCGCCCATCAAGCACCTCATATGGAGGAGCATATACTGCTGCTCTCTCACAGCTGGTGTTCTCCGCTATTGCTCAGGCTGCAAGTGATTCATTGGCCATTTTTGGTGAGGAACCAGCTTATACTTCTGAGCTCGTGATGTGGGCTACAAAGCAAACAGAGGCTTTTGCTCTTCTTGTTAAAAGACATGCATTAGCTTCTTCAGCAGCGGCCGGAGGGTTAAGAGCTGCTGCAGAATGTGTTCAAATAGCATTAGGTCATTGTTCATTATTAGAAGCACGGGGCTTAACACTTTGTCCTGTGCTCTTGAAGCTCTTTAGGCCCAGTGTTGAACAAGCACTAGATgctaatttaaaaagaattgaagAGAGCACTGCTGCTCTAGCTGCTGCTGATGATTGGATGCTCACCTACCCTCCAACAACTACACGTCAATCTGGCAGGCATTCAAGCACATCCCTTGGTAATACAACGGTGTTTCAACACAAACTTACAAGTAGTGCTCATCGGTTCAATTTAATGGTCCAGGTGAACTATATTTTTCCCTCCTAAATTTCAAACAACTGATATcttaaattctctctctctctctctctctctttactatatatatatgtgtgtgtgtgcgcgtgcTTGCATGCTTGCTCACTTATGCACTTTGTCTGCTTCCGTGTAGTCGATCATAGTCTCCTGAGTTGAGGACAAGATAGTTGGTCTTGAGATGTGATAGGAGATCATGTTTCTCCCTTGCCTCTTCGGTCTTGAATAActttttgtttgataagtaatcgattaatatcattaaaagcgtaaagtaTCTCAAGTACATATGaagtatataaaagaaaacacctaactagaagaagcaaaaagaacTAGGAAGCCACTATGGCCCTTTCTTacccttttttggtgtttgatgagcacgaagaaagtagggctttgaaTGTGGAGGAATTAGCGAGGAAGGCCGAGGTTATTCAAGAATTAGAGAAGTGTACTCTTATGGAGGAGATAAGTTGGAGACAGAAATCGAGGGTGTCTTGGTTAAAGGAAGGGGACAAGTGcactaaattctttcattccatagccaactctaatagaagGTATAATTCGATAGAAAATCTTATGATTGGGGATAATCTTTCCTCAAATCAGGATGAGATTAGTGAGCACATTGTGGATTTCTACCAAAAGCTCTTCGCTGAACAACATAGTTGGAGGCCTTTGGTAGATGGTATCTCCTTGGATTCCATCTCGGAGGGAGAGGCCagctggttggagagagattttgacGAGGAAGAGGTTAGAAAGGTCGTGTTTAAGATGAATGGCAACAAGGCTTCGGGCCccgatgggttttctatggcattcttccaagcttgttgggatgtgGTGAGGGAGGACATTATGAGGGTCTTTAGTGCTTTCCATGCTGGCGGGATGTTTGTTAAGAGCCTCAACGCTTCgttcatttcgcttattccgaagATTCCCGGTGCCATCAATCTTAAAGACTTTCgcccgattagccttgtgggaggtatgtacaaaattatggccaaggttttagcaaatagattgaaggttgTGTTGGACAAGATCATCTCCAAGTCGCAAAATGCTTTCATAAAAGGTAGACAGATTCTAGATCCTATcttgattgctaatgaatgccttggtagtagattgagatctggggagccaggggtcatttgcaaaatggatttggaaaaagcctacgatcatgtgaattggggctTCTTGATGTATTTGCTAAGAaggtgtggttttggaggggtttggtgttcttggattcaacattgcatttcctcggtgcggttctcgattatggtaaatgggtctcctaaaggtttttttagtagctccagggggttgagacaaggggatccacTCTCTCCTTTGctttttgtgtttgtgatggagGTTCTGAGTAGGATGATTTCAGCGGCGGTTCATGGGGGGTTGTTAGAAGGTTTcaaaatcggcaacactacagtCTCTCATCTCTTATTTGCCGACGACACCTTGATTTTCTGCAATGCTAGGCCTGCCCAGATACGCTACTTGCGGagtttgttcttgttgtttgaagctgcttccgggttgaaggttaatttggctaaatcaATGATTATTCCGGTGGGGAATGTAGAGCAAGTGGCTTCGCTAGCCGGTATTTTAGGGTGTGAGGCAGCCCCTTTGCCAGTGAAGTACCTTGGTCTCCCATTGGGAGGCTCTTATAAGTCCAAGCATATCTGGGATGGAGTGATTGAGAAGATTGAATATCGGTTGGCCAgctggaaaaggttgtatttgtcgaaagggggtagggtcacccttattaagagcactcttgctaacatgcccacttattacttgtctctttttcctattccggtgagtgttgctaagcgTATTGAAAAGCTTCAACGCAATTTTCTTTGGGGAGggataggcgaagagttcaaataccacttggtgaagtgggcgcaggtttgcactccgattaAGGAAGGAGGGTTGGGGATTAGGAACTTATTGGTCTTCAATCgcgctcttttggggaaatggttgtggcgctatggggTGGAAagagaagcttggtggagagttgtgatagatgcgaagtttggaagcttatggggagggtggtgttcggTTGAGCCTGGAGGAGCTTCtggggtagggttatggaagaatattaggaaagggtgggaaactttcaaaggctttacgagatATGCAGTGGGGGATGGGTccaggattagcttttggcatgattggtggtgtggagactcagctctcaagatagctttcccGATCCTTTATAGCATTGCTTGTGCGAAGGAAGCCTCAGTTGCGGATAATGTGGAGATGCTAGGGGGGTCCAATCAGTGGAACGTGAGCTTCTCGAgggaggctcatgattgggaggtggaggcctttgcctcatttttccaggtgttacattctacaggagtgagaagagggttggaagatagattatggtggaacccctccaaaagaggtacgttcaaggtcaagtctctctttctctccttggcATGCTCGGAAGGGGGGAGGAGGTTCccctggaagagtgtgtggcggactcaggctcctccaagggcagctttttttgcgtggtcggcggctttggggaaaattctgaccctagataacctcagaaagagaaatgtgattGTAGTAAACAGATGTtggatgtgtaagaagagtgaggagacagttgatcatcttcttatccattgtgaggtggcgtctgctttgtggagtgccttttttggccg
It contains:
- the LOC132187928 gene encoding exocyst complex component EXO84B-like, which codes for MATAKTGRARGPPTAKENGVKLEEGLSFFKSDKFDADAFVQSRCSLNDKEIKQLCSYLLDLKKASADEMRRSVYANYAAFIRTSKEISDLEGELSSIRNLLSTQAALIHGLAEGVHVDSLSISVSEGYKVNKLLASEDREPSELEKWLLEFPDLLDVLLAERRVDEALAALDEGERVASEAKEMKTLTPAVLMSLQTSIIECRQKLADQLAEAACQPSTHGGELRAAISALKRLGDGPRAHSLLLNAHLQRYQYNMQSLRPSSTSYGGAYTAALSQLVFSAIAQAASDSLAIFGEEPAYTSELVMWATKQTEAFALLVKRHALASSAAAGGLRAAAECVQIALGHCSLLEARGLTLCPVLLKLFRPSVEQALDANLKRIEESTAALAAADDWMLTYPPTTTRQSGRHSSTSLGNTTVFQHKLTSSAHRFNLMVQVNYIFPS